Proteins co-encoded in one Astatotilapia calliptera chromosome 18, fAstCal1.2, whole genome shotgun sequence genomic window:
- the LOC113011292 gene encoding serine/arginine-rich splicing factor 11-like isoform X2, whose amino-acid sequence MPNPIPNPPLANPFGAPNIDAMAAFGFPGAGMNPQAADQLLKLMTDPKLNPLAAGINLNAGLKADAANKEIEEAMKRVREAQSLISAAIEPGHKETKKKRSRSRSRSRRRRSRSHSRHRRTRSRSRRRSRSRSRRRSKSPRKRHTHSRDRGRRSPSRSRERKKEDAGRRKSKTPPKSYSTARRSRSVSRRRRKSRSASRSPKKSPKRKNSPSPSPRRHKKEKKREKERDRDRRSDKERGREERERSSSKKKKSKDKERERDRKSDAEKDVKITRDYDEEEQGYDSEKERGDRKDSDDSALSPRSVEGNGTARSAKQAKVNGADDRHEEDMDVSD is encoded by the exons ATGCCTAATCCCATCCCCAATCCACCT CTTGCGAACCCCTTTGGTGCACCCAATATAGACGCAATGGCAGCGTTTGGATTCCCCGGAGCTGGTATGAATCCCCAG gctgctgatcagctgttgAAATTGATGACGGATCCAAA acTGAATCCCCTGGCGGCTGGAATAAACCTGAATGCTGGGCTGAAGGCTGACGCAGCTAATAAAGAAATCGAAGAGGCAATGAAGAGAGTCAGAGAGGCCCAGtcgctcatttctgctgctatCGAACCCGGAC ATAAGGAGACAAAGAAGAAGCGCTCTCGGTCCAGGTCCAGATCCAGAAGGAGGAGGTCCCGATCGCATTCAAGACACAG GCGAACCAGAAGCAGGTCGAGGCGCAGATCCAGATCGAGAAGCAGAAGACGCTCCAAAAGCCCGCGCAAGAGACACACCCACTCtagagacagagggaggagaTCTCCCAGCAGATCCAG AGAGCGAAAGAAAGAAGATGCAGGGAGAAGGAAATCCAAAACACCACCCAAAAGCTACAGCACAGCGAGGAGGTCACGCAGTGTGAGCCG GAGACGCAGGAAAAGTCGCAGCGCCAGCCGTTCTCCTAAGAAGTCTCCTAAAAGGAAAAATTCCCCGTCTCCATCTCCTCGAAG acacaaaaaagagaagaagagggagaAGGAAAGGGACCGGGACCGTAGGAGCGATAAAGAGCGCGGCCGTGAAGAACGGGAGCGCTCCAgcagcaagaaaaagaagagtaaagacaaagaaagggaACGTGACCGGAAATCAGATGCAGAGAAAGATGTTAAG ATCACCAGAGACTACGATGAGGAAGAGCAAGGATACGACAGCGAGAAGGAGCGAGGCGACAGGAAGGACTCGGACGATTCTGCTTTGTCTCCTCGGTCGGTAGAAGGTAATGGCACAGCACGTTCCGCGAAGCAGGCCAAAGTTAACGGTGCCGATGATCGCCACGAAGAGGACATGGACGTCAGTGACTGA
- the LOC113011292 gene encoding serine/arginine-rich splicing factor 11-like isoform X1 yields the protein MSYTTKVVQVTNVSPSTTSEQMRTLFGFLGTIEELKLFPPDDSPMPVTSRVCFVKFQEPESVGVSQHLTNTVFVDRALIVVPFAEGSIPDEAKALSLLAPANAVAGILPGGGLLPMPNPIPNPPLANPFGAPNIDAMAAFGFPGAGMNPQAADQLLKLMTDPKLNPLAAGINLNAGLKADAANKEIEEAMKRVREAQSLISAAIEPGHKETKKKRSRSRSRSRRRRSRSHSRHRRTRSRSRRRSRSRSRRRSKSPRKRHTHSRDRGRRSPSRSRERKKEDAGRRKSKTPPKSYSTARRSRSVSRRRRKSRSASRSPKKSPKRKNSPSPSPRRHKKEKKREKERDRDRRSDKERGREERERSSSKKKKSKDKERERDRKSDAEKDVKITRDYDEEEQGYDSEKERGDRKDSDDSALSPRSVEGNGTARSAKQAKVNGADDRHEEDMDVSD from the exons ATGAGCTACACAACGAAGGTGGTGCAGGTGACGAACGTGTCGCCGAGCACAACGTCGGAGCAGATGAGGACACTGTTCGGTTTTCTGGGAACCATCGAAGAGCTGAAGTTATTTCCGCCAGA TGATTCGCCGATGCCGGTGACATCCCGGGTGTGCTTTGTGAAGTTCCAGGAGCCAGAGTCTGTTGGTGTGTCTCAGCATCTGACTAACACGGTGTTTGTGGACAGAGCGCTGATAGTGGTCCCGTTTGCTGAAG GATCTATTCCAGATGAGGCTAAAGCTTTGTCACTGCTGGCGCCAGCAAATGCTGTTGCAGGAATTCTGCCAGGGGGAGGCCTTCTTCCGATGCCTAATCCCATCCCCAATCCACCT CTTGCGAACCCCTTTGGTGCACCCAATATAGACGCAATGGCAGCGTTTGGATTCCCCGGAGCTGGTATGAATCCCCAG gctgctgatcagctgttgAAATTGATGACGGATCCAAA acTGAATCCCCTGGCGGCTGGAATAAACCTGAATGCTGGGCTGAAGGCTGACGCAGCTAATAAAGAAATCGAAGAGGCAATGAAGAGAGTCAGAGAGGCCCAGtcgctcatttctgctgctatCGAACCCGGAC ATAAGGAGACAAAGAAGAAGCGCTCTCGGTCCAGGTCCAGATCCAGAAGGAGGAGGTCCCGATCGCATTCAAGACACAG GCGAACCAGAAGCAGGTCGAGGCGCAGATCCAGATCGAGAAGCAGAAGACGCTCCAAAAGCCCGCGCAAGAGACACACCCACTCtagagacagagggaggagaTCTCCCAGCAGATCCAG AGAGCGAAAGAAAGAAGATGCAGGGAGAAGGAAATCCAAAACACCACCCAAAAGCTACAGCACAGCGAGGAGGTCACGCAGTGTGAGCCG GAGACGCAGGAAAAGTCGCAGCGCCAGCCGTTCTCCTAAGAAGTCTCCTAAAAGGAAAAATTCCCCGTCTCCATCTCCTCGAAG acacaaaaaagagaagaagagggagaAGGAAAGGGACCGGGACCGTAGGAGCGATAAAGAGCGCGGCCGTGAAGAACGGGAGCGCTCCAgcagcaagaaaaagaagagtaaagacaaagaaagggaACGTGACCGGAAATCAGATGCAGAGAAAGATGTTAAG ATCACCAGAGACTACGATGAGGAAGAGCAAGGATACGACAGCGAGAAGGAGCGAGGCGACAGGAAGGACTCGGACGATTCTGCTTTGTCTCCTCGGTCGGTAGAAGGTAATGGCACAGCACGTTCCGCGAAGCAGGCCAAAGTTAACGGTGCCGATGATCGCCACGAAGAGGACATGGACGTCAGTGACTGA